A single region of the Salvia splendens isolate huo1 chromosome 18, SspV2, whole genome shotgun sequence genome encodes:
- the LOC121777809 gene encoding uncharacterized protein LOC121777809, whose amino-acid sequence MPPRRQAGRPRRYAQVPGQVPRRDQAGGAGAQPPPPPPPPPAVPERRVEETFLKQNPPVFKGLGNPAAAETWVRAIERIFDFLRCTDRERLSCVKFQLVESADFWWEARRKVMTREQLEHLTWEEFKNELYGKYIPKSYRKAKEVEFYSLKQGKMTVTEYDRLFYDMSRYAPELVDTDEKMAEKFCTGLRSEIRMALASHGGLSYVESLGRALDIEAAMPKERPTTHVTTAPPPPQQRFPREKRKWEGDRVPTDAKKPQFAPKPQQNRWYQTAPTPAAERGAQAPLCARCSKRHDGECKAGTGGCFHCGQKGHFARNCPSKATGMGGQRPQLRALQVEPRRENAMLPAPRPQRQLRPRLPPQARAFALQQKQARAEEGKREQGNLAGMGTLLNIPIALLFDTGASHSFISTSCVDTLNLPTDVMEHSMRVSSPVGGLIDITRTCSNIKFSMGNLNLVAHNLHVMLMWSVDIILGMDWLAENYATIRCKERQIALQYPGTEPVMFHGISMRKRKSIISALQATTMMRKGCPAYLVFLNEEEKKDKKIEDVAIVREYPDVFPEKLPGLPPNRQLEFSIDLEPGSAPISKAPYRMAPRELEELKMQLQELLDLGFIRPSVSPWGAPNKYPLPRIDDLFDQLQGAGVFSKMDLRSGYHQLRVRQDDIPKTAFRTRYGHYEFTVMPFGLTNAPAVFMDLMNRVFHPYLDKFVLVFIDDVLIYSKNEKEHEEHLRATLETKTAPQAAVFLTQEEELIREFAKMRLEIVRAPGTVDSRISTLVVEPDLRARIVEAQRDDDALEKIRLRVRTGKGEYYREEADNALVFKGRLCVPNEEALRNEIMSEAHETPYTAHPGSTKI is encoded by the exons atgcctcccaGAAGACAAGCAGGCAGGCCGAGAAGGTACGCGCAAGTACCAGGGCAGGTACCTAGGAGAGACCAGGCTGGGGGAGCAGGAGCACAAccgccacctcctccaccaccgcctcctgCAGTGCCGGAGAGGCGAGTGGAAGAAACATTTCTCAAACAGAACCCACCTGTGTTCAAGGGTCTGGGGAATCCTGCTGCAGCAGAGACCTGGGTGCGTGCGATCGAGCGCATCTTTGATTTTCTTCGGTGCACCGACAGAGAGCGACTCTCATGTGTGAAGTTTCAGCTGGTTGAGTCCGCCGACTTCTGGTGGGAAGCCAGGCGAAAAGTTATGACTCGTGAACAGTTGGAGCACCTGACCTGGGAGGAGTTTAAGAATGAGCTGTACGGCAAGTACATCCCCAAGAGCTACCGCAAGGCCAAAGAGGTGGAGTTTTACAGTTTGAAACAGGGAAAGATGACAGTGACCGAGTACGATAGGTTGTTCTATGACATGTCACGCTATGCGCCTGAACTAGTAGACACGGACGAGAAAATGGCCGAAAAGTTTTGTACTGGCCTGAGATCGGAAATAAGAATGGCTCTGGCCAGTCATGGAGGTCTGTCTTATGTCGAGTCATTGGGCCGGGCCCTGgacattgaggcagctatgcccaaagagaggCCGACGACACATGTCACCACTGCTCCACCGCCGCCACAGCAGCGGTTCCCTCGAGAAAAGAGGAAATGGGAAGGAGACCGAGTCCCGACTGATGCTAAGAAACCACAGTTTGCCCCTAAGCCACAGCAGAACCGTTGGTACCAAACTGCCCCAACTCCAGCTGCGGAGCGCGGAGCCCAGGCACCTCTATGTGCGAGATGCTCGAAGAGACATGACGGCGAGTGTAAGGCCGGGACTGGTGGATGTTTCCACTGCGGGCAGAAGGGACATTTTGCCAGAAACTGCCCGAGCAAGGCGACTGGAATGGGAGGACAGCGTCCGCAACTGCGGGCACTCCAGGTTGAACCAAGGAGAGAGAATGCGATGCTCCCTGCACCACGTCCTCAGCGACAGCTACGCCCGAGACTTCCCCCACAGGCAAGAGCCTTCGCACTGCAGCAGAAGCAGGCCAGGGCCGAGGAAGGGAAACGGGAGCAAGgcaatttggcaggtatgggaactcTCCTCAACATACCAATCGCCCTTTTGTTTGATACCGGTGCATCACACTCCTTTATATCAAcatcttgtgtggatactttgaacTTGCCTACGGATGTGATGGAACATAGTATGAGGGTGTCCTCACCCGTAGGAGGCCTGATAGATATCACACGAACGTGCTCAAACATAAAATTTTCCATGGGAAACCTGAACCTAGTAGCTCATAACTTACATGTGATGTTGATGTGGAGCGTCGACATTAtactaggaatggattggttagccGAGAACTACGCCACAAtccgttgtaaggagagacagatagCGCTACAATACCCTGGGACAGAACCCGTAATGTTTCATGGGATCTCCATGAGGAAACGAAAATCGATTATTTCTGCCCTACAAGCAACAACCATGATGAGGAAAGGATGCCCTGCATACCTCGTCTTTTTGaacgaagaagagaaaaaggacAAGAAAATTGAGGACGTGGCAATAGTACGAGAATATCCTGATGTATTCCCAGAAAAGCTACCAGGCTTGCCACCAAACAGGCAATTGGAGTTCAgcatcgatctggaaccaggatcAGCTCCAATATCAAAGGCGCCTTACAGAATGGCACCAagggagttagaggaactcaaaaTGCAATTACAGGAACTACTAGACCTGGGcttcattcgacccagtgtgtcgccgtggggCGCACCA aacaagtatcctttaCCGAGAATCGACGACCTCTTCGATCAGCTGCAAGGAGCTGGAGTGTTctcgaagatggatttgagatcgGGTTATCACCAGTTGAGAGTTCGACAAGACGATATACCAAAGACTGCGTTCCGCACCagatatggccattatgaatttacggtaatgccttttgggcttaCCAATGCTCCAGctgtgttcatggacctaatgaaccgcgtgttccacccGTACCTGGACAAGTTCGTtctggtcttcatagatgatgtgctcatCTATTCGAAGAACGaaaaggaacacgaggaacattTGAGAGCCACCTTGGaaac aaagacagCGCCTCAAGCAGCTGTTTTCCTCACACAAGAGGAAgagcttatccgggaattcgccaagatgcggCTGGAAATAGTAAGAGCCCCGGGGACAGTGGACAGCAGAATATCCACCTTGGTCgtagaaccagatttaagagccagaattgtggaagccCAGAGAGACGATGACGCTCTAGAAAAGATCCGTCTCAGAGTAAGGACGGGAAAAGGGGAATACTAccgcgaagaggcggataatgctctcGTCTTCAAAGGGAGATTATGCGTACCCAACGAGGAGGCGCTTAggaacgagatcatgagtgaagctcatgagacacccTACACTGCCCAccctggaagtacaaagat ttga